A single genomic interval of Nostoc commune NIES-4072 harbors:
- a CDS encoding DDE transposase family protein, producing MDEAQTWYIVKRSTGNCEIVPSDKVGDDNVEVIEQWGPFSSQEEAIARRVGLIRAGKCQPV from the coding sequence ATGGATGAAGCACAAACTTGGTATATTGTCAAGCGCTCTACTGGGAATTGCGAAATTGTCCCCAGCGACAAAGTTGGCGATGATAATGTAGAGGTTATAGAACAGTGGGGGCCTTTTAGTTCGCAAGAAGAAGCGATCGCTCGGCGTGTCGGACTTATTAGGGCTGGAAAGTGCCAACCAGTTTAA
- the ctpC gene encoding carboxyl-terminal processing protease CtpC, whose amino-acid sequence MVITKSRLVLGATAVTLSTIAVTSLGIHSRGQALFKASPKQLVDEVWQNIYRNYVDGTFNQVDWQAVRKEYLSKSYSNPQEAYKSIREMLKKLDDPYTRFMDPAEFKNMQVDTSGELTGIGITISQDEKTKQLVVIAPIEDTPAFKAGVLAKDIILKINGKNTKGMDTNQAVSLIRGEAGTQVSLTIQRDGQTKQFDIKRARIEIHPVKYSQKKTPAGNLGYIRLNQFSANAGKEMQTAIKDLESKQVAGYILDLRGNPGGLLFSSVEIARMWIDKGKIVSTVERQGEAEKEEANGRALTNKPLVVLVDKGSASASEILSGALQDNKRATLVGTQTFGKGLVQSVRPLEDGSGLAVTIAHYYTPNGTDINHKGISPDVKVDLTKAQMEELWLHERDKLATLADPQFAKAVDIIGKKIAAKGAATAEK is encoded by the coding sequence CACGATCGCTGTTACTAGCCTTGGCATTCATTCGCGAGGTCAGGCTTTATTTAAAGCAAGTCCTAAACAATTAGTAGATGAAGTTTGGCAAAATATATACCGCAATTACGTAGATGGTACTTTTAATCAAGTAGACTGGCAGGCTGTTCGTAAAGAATACTTAAGCAAGTCCTACAGTAATCCGCAGGAAGCGTATAAGTCCATTCGGGAAATGCTCAAAAAGCTAGATGACCCATACACCCGGTTTATGGACCCAGCAGAATTCAAGAATATGCAAGTGGATACCTCTGGGGAATTGACAGGGATTGGAATCACGATCAGCCAGGATGAAAAAACCAAGCAATTGGTTGTAATTGCCCCAATCGAAGATACACCAGCTTTTAAAGCTGGTGTTTTGGCGAAAGATATCATCCTCAAAATCAACGGCAAAAATACTAAGGGGATGGATACTAATCAGGCAGTATCCCTGATTCGAGGTGAAGCAGGAACGCAAGTCAGCTTAACAATTCAGCGCGACGGTCAGACAAAACAGTTTGACATCAAACGGGCGCGGATTGAAATTCATCCAGTTAAATATTCCCAAAAGAAAACACCAGCAGGTAATCTTGGCTACATTCGCCTGAACCAGTTCAGCGCCAATGCTGGTAAAGAAATGCAAACTGCTATCAAGGATTTAGAAAGCAAACAGGTAGCTGGATATATTCTGGATCTGCGTGGTAATCCGGGTGGCTTACTCTTCTCCAGTGTAGAGATTGCCCGGATGTGGATAGATAAAGGTAAGATTGTCTCCACCGTCGAACGCCAAGGAGAGGCAGAAAAAGAAGAAGCAAACGGACGCGCCTTGACGAATAAACCTTTGGTGGTGCTGGTAGATAAAGGTTCAGCCAGTGCAAGTGAAATCCTCTCCGGGGCTTTGCAGGACAACAAGCGTGCTACTTTGGTTGGTACTCAAACCTTTGGTAAGGGACTAGTGCAATCGGTGCGTCCCTTGGAAGATGGCTCAGGATTGGCGGTAACAATTGCTCATTACTACACCCCCAACGGTACTGATATTAATCATAAAGGTATTAGTCCAGATGTGAAGGTGGATCTGACCAAAGCCCAAATGGAGGAATTGTGGCTTCATGAACGTGACAAACTCGCTACTTTAGCAGATCCTCAATTTGCTAAAGCAGTGGACATAATAGGTAAAAAAATAGCTGCTAAGGGCGCAGCCACAGCAGAAAAATGA